The sequence TACAGAGAACTTAAGGCCAACAATAAAACCGAATAAAGGTCAGTCTGTTTTTTATGATCATCATAAACCagcaattttttttgttgttgtttatttatttttgagaaagagaaagctcacGTAAGaatggggcagggcagagagagacagggacagaggatccaaagcgggctctgcgctgacagcagagaacccgatgcagggctcaaatgcacaaactgtgagatcacgacctgagccaaagtcagatgcttagccgattgagccacccaggtgccccaagaacaccAATTCCAAACAATGTAAGCTTTATTActatttcattaataatattattactaatattttatttctccctgcCAAGGCAGATAGGTCCTCCACCAACAGTCCCTGGTGAACCACTGGTATTCAGGCATTGTGCCCTTGCAAACATTTAAGCGACCCCCAAAAGAGAACTAATCTCCTCTTCCTAAACCCTTAATATACATCTGAGTCTCTGACAAGGCTGTAAGCACATTAAGGGGAGCTTACCTATAACCCCTAGTACAGACATTCGTGAACACACTTACCCTTCTAGCCAGCCGCGCTTCCAAAGCTTGCCTCAGCTGCACAGTAAGGTCCTCAGGGAAATGCGCCCAGTGCCAGCTCTACTATGTTGCTACGAGAAACAAACCATCATGCCTTACACTCACCCTTCAGACCAAACTAACTGCATACAGAACATAATTTAAACACCGAAGGTTGGCATTTACAGAACATCATGATCTGGAACATCATTCTAAATCCTACTGCAGTTGACCCTTAAGTGACAAGAGGGTTAGGGACACTGACACCTTACACAGTCAGAAATCTGTGTGACTCCACAAAAACtgaactactaacagcctaccaGTGACCGAAAGTCTTACTGATAACCTAGACAGTTAATTagcatgtattttttatgttataaGATTTATATGCTGTATTTACAATAaagctaggaaaaaaatataaaaaccccaaagaagaaatacatttacagtactatactgtatacattgaaaaaatccacatattaaCTGGACCCGTGCAACTGCTGTTTGAGGTCAAATGTATTTAACACTCTTCTTATACCAAACCACTCATACTCAATGTATTTCTGTCTCTTACATGAGTCTTTTTTGTATCACAGTACTTTGTAATTTACGTCACTGCTAAGCCCTAGAAGGAAACTTAAATAGTCCTATTTTAGTGCTATATATGCAAAAGACACCAAGTACTACTAAATAAAACTATGGACAATTAATACATAAAAGActacaatacatttttattatatagcattttatttttaaaaaaattttatttcatagaatACATTTTCACATTAGAGATTCCTACAGTGggaaaataacaatttattaCTTACAGTTTTATATTTGTAGAACATTAGgacaagtaaaataaacacatttgagGATTAAGTCTCAGTTCAGAATCTGTAATATTTTGATACATCTATAAGGGTACCTCTTCCCTACATGGAATTTTTCTACACTCAGAAGCTCTCCGGGCTCCTCCTCCCAAGCTTTAGAAATGAGTAATGTCAAAGAGCAGGATTTCCTAACTTTAAAATTTCCCTAGGACATGTAACCATTAATAACTGGTATAACAGAGAgggaagttttcaaaaattaaacactGACTAATTTTCTGCAAAGTCTTTACTTGTGAATGAACAGTCTTTCCCTTTCACCATCATTCCCAGGACAAACATAGACGTTTGATCAGGTATTGATAGTAATAAAGCTGAATTCCCTTTAAGAATTTGAAAAGCTAACAGGCAAAAGCTCATATGCAATGTTTGGTTATGCTGAGTCTTGTGAGAAGCTGGGAGACAACCCCATAAACTCACCAGAACAAGGAACTCAGTCCCCAAATTACTTGGATACAATTTCTCTCAAACCTTTTCCTCAAAGACTGAATTCTAAAAATAACCAGGCGATTAGGAGAAGAGGTTTGTCTCACCAATGGACTTATCTGTTATTTCCTCCTTATTGTGAGTTCAATGGCATGACAGAGCAGAGGCAAAGAGGTGTACAATCAATTCTCGTGGTATTAAGTCAAAAAGGTCAGAGTTTCCACAGCATGGCAACAGCTTTGCAGATGCCCACATCATGATAGTTGAAATAACACAGCCCAGCAAAGGTTAAAGCTGACAGGGCCAAAACTCCTGCCTTGGCGGTTTTCTGCAAAGCATCTCCATGAACGTAGTCAGTAACCACTTGTCCAAGGCccctaaacaaaaaaataacagtacaaaagaaagccaaacagcTAATTTGACTGCAAAACAATAATTATCAGGTTCAAAGTACAACTCAAGGTCATAGAATCATAAACCAAAATGAAGGAATCAAGAGTTTCCCAGTAATATAATAAAGACATCTCTATTCTTCAGATTCAATTTTCCAGAGTTACTTCTATCAAAGACAGTAGTTAACTGCCACTCTATATACAAAATcttggttgttgtttgtttaattaaaacaaatgctcCAGGGGCACCAGCCTAGGTCAGTCGGAGAAGCGTGTGACTCTTTGATCACAGGGtagtaagttcaagtcccacactgggtgtagagattaataataaataaataaataaatagactttaaaacaaatgctctatagaatttttcattaattaaaaaaaatttatgaagcaGATATTATGTGCCAGAACCTGTTATAGGTGttgaaagaacagcaaataagacAGCATCCTTGCCTTTATGGAACAGATTCtagtgaaggagaaaataaatatgtatgtgctatgagaaaatattttagaaaggatGACCTGAATAAGAAGAACGTTCCAAACAGAAGTGACAATGACCTTGGCATCTTTGAGGAATAGTAAAAAGATTAGTGTGACTGGAGGACCAGATCATAATGGAAAGGCAGATCACATAGGGCCCTGAAGGtcataataaaagtttattatttcaggggtgactggctggctcagcccaTGGAGCacatgactcctgatctcggggttgtgagttcgacccTCACAtagggtacagagattacttaaaaataaaaatcttaaaaaaaaaaaaaaagtctgaatttcATATGAAATGTAATGGGACACCACAGACGTGTTTTTAAGTAGGAAGTAACCTAAGTAAGGAGTGacctaattttacttttttttatttttttaatttttttaacgtttatttattttgagacagagagagacagagcatgaatgggggagggtcagagagagacagggagacacagaatctgaaacaggctccaggctctgcgttgtcagcacagagcctgacgcggggctcaaactcacagaccgcgagatcacgacctgagccaaagtcagacgctcacccagacgcccctaattttacttttttaataacagctttagtgagatataattcacataccataaaattaacactttttaaagtgAGCAAGCactatgcccaatgtggagcttgaactcacgaccctgacatAAGGTACCAGGCTCTACCCACAGCCCCAGCCAGGCACGCCCCATAAAATTAACCcttttttaagtgtacacttcACTGGTTTGTAgtgtattcacaaagttgtgcaacatCATCACTATTTAattctcatcaccccaaaaagaaaccctgcatCCATGAGCTCATTATTCAACAACtaacttgttttctatttctacagACTTGCCTATTctgtacattttatataaatgaaatcatacaacatgtggccttttgtgtcaagtttctttcacttcacattttcaaggttcatcaacATTGTGGCACGTACTtggattgtttttgctttttggttattgtaaattaCACTGTATGAATATTACTATTCAAGTTTTTGTGTGAGgatatgttttcaattttgagGGGTGTACACATAAAAGTGGAATCAATGAGTTATATGGTGACTCTAACTTTTTGTtagaactgccaaactgttttccaaagcggctcCAACTTCTTAAATTCCCAGCAGACATAGGAGGACTcccaacttctccacatccttgaaaCACTTGTCATCGCCCATCTTTTTGATTAGAGCCATCCTATTAAGTATGAAGTGGCagctcattgtggttgtgatttgcatttctctaataaaaaatggtgttgagcattttttcatgttgctTATGAGCCATTTGTGTATCTcctataaagaaatgtaatttttcttttaaaaaagaccacCTTGGCTGCAGTATGGTGAATGGAGAGTGCAGGCAGCAGAAGGGGGgcaagaacagaaacagaaaaccagTTAGGAGGCAAATAAAGTAGCCTCAGCAAGATTGTTGGCTCAACCTAGGCTGGTGACGGGGGAGATGGTGTGAAGTGACAATTTAGACAGGCTATGTTTTGAAGAGGGCACAAACAGAAAGAGCTGATGGACTGGATGTGGGATAAGACAAAAAGAAGTATCTGCAATAACTCCTAGGATTTTTGGCTTGAGGAACTATGATTTAATTGAGTTAGGGAAGAACAGGAAAGGAGGCAGCTTTAAGGGAAAATCAAGAGAGATTTGGGGCGGACAAGAGTGGCTTTTGGCAATGTTAAATTTGAGGTGACTATTACACATTCAAATGGACTCCACTGGTTAGACAAGTGGAATCACAGGACTGCAGATCAAGAAGAGGTCAGATCTGAGCTCGCCTCAGgaaattagagaaattaagaaaggaaaactgagCCCAGGATTCAGGGCTTTCTCGTTCACACGTCAGACAAGGGGGAGAAGCTGGCATCAGAGACTGAGAAGGTGCAGCTAGTGAGGTGGAGGAAAATGGTGGGCACAGGGTCTACAGagccaaaaaaaattatttaaggagGGGATGGCCAATTAAGTTGAACGGTGCTGAGAGTTCAagtaagaggaagacagagaacagaCAGATTTGGAAAAATGAAGGTTTTGGGGGATATTGGCAAGAATTACTTCAGTTATGTAGTTAGGATAAAAGCCCAATTAATGTGGATTAAAAGAGAATGGATGCTGAGGAATTAATGCACAattatacacattcttttaagtcatcctgtgtgtatgtgtgtgtgtgtgtgtgtgtgtgagagagagagaccgagagagagagagaaagagagagagagagaaggaagaattagTAAGGTAACtggagaatagaataaaaaatatatataaatatattacgtTAGAATTCTTAATCTGACTTTTCGTTGATTTAGATGGATCTCCTGCCAAAAACCACATATTAGAGAAATATTCCTGTACTTGTGATCTAATATTTCATATGCAATGGAATCCTGTATTTTGAAAGGTCTGTAGATTAAAGGGTAATTCCCCTGACCAACCCTAGAAAATTAGGTAAGCAAAATCCCTTGTAACACTAATCTACAAAATCATTCTGATAGATCACTTAACCTTCCCCGGGGTTTAgtgtccacatctgtaaaataacaGGGTTGGTTAAGATATTCCCAAGTCCTTTCAGTTCTAACAACCCAAAAATGCTTCCCCTGCCCACAATATCATGTTGTCcttataaaacaacataaaatgaaCTCAAAGATCCCAACTGTTATTTACAAACTTTTCAGAGGGTTCATTAACTTAGAAAGTCTAACAAACTACACtggataaaataaatagaagctgggaattcactcattcaataagtatttacttAGTGCGTGTCAGGGACTGCTCTAGgcatgaaatatatataacaacaaacaaaaacagccaaaagtctgttttctttttttaaaaagggcaacaCTTAACTACAGTGTCTAAGGATGCACAACTGAGTGATAAAACCACACTAAAATGTAAGGGAGTGATTACTATAAAAACCAGGATAATGGTTCCTGGTTGGGAGGATGCTGAACAGTTATGACTGAGGTAGAACACAAGGAAGAAGCTTCTGGAGTAGGTGGCAACGTTCAATTTCTTGACCTGGGCAGCATTACCCTTGCAATAATTCATTAAGCCATGGATGTGATTCTTGTAATTTTCTGTATCAGTGCTTTCATTCTAATGAGGGGAAACAAGGAATACACAAAATGATAAATAGATGATACAGTATAGTAGAAGGTAATAAGCactactgagaaaaataaaacaggggagagggataAGACATACTGGGAAGGACACTATAATTGTGAATAAGTGGTTAGAGAAGGCTTCATTGAGAAGGTGACAGTTCAGATGTGAAGGAAATGAGGAATAAGCCATGTAACTAGAGAAAGAGAGTGTCAGGCAGAAGCAAAGTAGAGTCTTGAGGCCTGGAGTGTCCCTGGAGTGTCCAAGAATTATCATGAAAGCCGGTGTGAATGACAGAGAGAGTAGCTGGAAATTCGGGAAGAAAGAGAGCCAGACTACCTTGGGTCGGCAGACCATCATGAGAATTCTGACTTTTAGCCTGAGGAAGGTTAAAAGACTGCAAAGTGTTTTGAGAAGGAGAATGTCTTCATctgacttaatattttaaaaggatcactgaGACTGCTGTGTTGGGAATAGACAGAAGGAGGACCAGTTAGGTGACTACTACTGAAACCAAAGATGATGACCAGGTTTGAGGCATGCACAATTAGAAGAGCGCAAATGCCATTAATTCAGATCGGCAAGAGTGCTAGAGGAAGAGATCTGGGGAGTCGACGAACTCAGTTTTATAACATGCTATATTCAAAATGCCTATCAGACATGGAAGAGAAGACATCAAATAGGCAGGCAGATACACAAATCTGGGCATACAAATACTTTATAGGTCTTAAAGTTGTCTACAGGTCTGAGTATCTCTATCAACTTCTCCCTCATCTGCAGTAACGGGACAAGCTCACAGCAAATAAATTTAGCAACGTAACACTGAAGGGTCTGCTGTACTTGCCAGTGACTATGGAGCGTGAGGGCTGCAGCCAAGGAGTAGTCCAtcgcagagctgggattcaaataaGCAGCTGGAATTAGGCCCAGGAGCAAAACACTGACCACCCTCTCACCAGTCCAGTGGAGAGATGAGGCCTTGGAACCAGCTATAAAAAGGAGGGACCAGATTTGTAAGAGTTGAAAGGGGAAAACACACATATCTCACATTCAGTATTTGCCACAAAATAACCCAGCTGACAGAATGGCAAATAGTATGCATATGAGACTTAACTGAGCAGAAAGAGAGTAAGACAAAGAAGATAAATGAGAAAGATGCTATCTCCCTTCTTTGACGCTCTTTAGCTCGAGGTGTCACAGTCCCTATTTAAATGCATTAGAAGACTGATCCAATTTGCTGACAGGCCAGAAGATGGATGAACTACCTTTGCAGAACCACCAACCTTGGGCTTTAGTGTAATGGACAGATACTTTACGAATGTAAGTTAATACCAGCAGAGGAATTCCTTTAAAACATTACTCTTTTATTTACACATTCTAATTTTTAGAATTTGAAGGTAATACTAAAaatcctccccccaaaaaaaccaaaccagccAATTCAAAAAGTTCTGATGTGAACTTTTACGATTATGGTCCTTCTTCTGTCCCATTACTTATAAATAGTCCAAAACAGGTATGAACATGAACATgaaaacttcttttaaataagtgaaaaacaaaatgggcTTTAAACATTTCTTCGGGAACCTCTATCTTTTTTGGTTACAGACCTCTTTGGGAATCTAATAAAAGGACAGATATtccccagaaaaatgcacatgGACGCATACATTAAAAACCATGTTTAAAACTTCAAGGGCTTGCTTTCAGTCCCATGCACTTTAAATTAAAACCACTCTGCTAAATTTAACTGAACTAAACAAAGGAATGCAGAAACAAAGAATTTTCCAAGACAAAATAACtctaaaaagcagaaaaactaTACTTGCCTAATTTCTCATAATTCAGATGCAACTGTACATAAGTTATTGACTTAAGAATCAAGAGGAATCTTTATCTCTATAAAATACAGATCTTTCCAGACtctaaaactggaaataatagTTAACTTACTATTCACTTACAGGTTTTCCATAATATTCACCCCAAAAATGCCATGTGATTTTAGTTATcaacctaaataaaaataattcagttaacAGCTATAAACatgtatgactttttaaattgtcTACTATTCTAAATTACTTGTATATGGTTCCTCTCTATCAGCTAAATAAGAGTGACTATATTTTATAGACTCTTCCTACAAaactatttcctttaaaaaaactgaaattttcatAGACTTAGACCAGAAGAGTTCTCTTTCAGTGTAAATGGCATCCTTCAACCACTGTGGCATTGTCTGCCCCAAGGTGCAGGCTAAACAGGTCTTCATCTGACAGAGCTGGACATAAGAATTCCACTCCACAGATAGCAAGTCCTGCCAAAGGCATGAAAATTACCCAAGACAAAGATGAAAAGAGCCCAAAAAGCAgtagcaatgaaagaaaaaaaaaaaaaacgtaccATGGTGGTTCGGTGACAGGTGAATGTGCTGTGTTCTACACTGTCCTGGGGTAGGTTGGTCCTGGAGAAATGCTGAGACATAAGCAGGTCTGACTACTGGAATTCGGAGAAACAGAGCTGAGGAAAGAGATATAAGGGAGGTCATAAACATTTCTCCTTTAACAGGAATAACAGACTTTCTAAATGACCATAAGCAAGCTATTTACTCCAAACAGGGGATAAcaactcatttgtaaaatgaggacagtatATATTTCCCTGGATTACTATGAAGTCATACTAAGTAGCCATTGAAAGATTGAAAAATCAATGAACCACTTATGTAAAAGGGCTTCACTCTTAccaattttataaagtaaattatagggcacctgtgtggctcagttggttgagggtctgactcttgattttgactcaggtcatgatctcacgattcatgggttcaagccccatatggggctctgttctagcagtgtggagcctgcttgctcacactctctctctctctctcccccccctcacctgctcgcatgcgcactctctctcaaaataaactttaaataaataaataaataaataaataaataaatagtaaattatagttcctttctctttccatttattcatctgttcatccaacaaacatttactgcAGGTAAAAGCATGCTCTTCATTGGAGCAAGAGACAAGACAGTCTTTGTCCTCAAGGAATTCAGTCTAATTTAGGAAGTACATCTATTACCATCTTCCTTTTCAAGATCAGTTTCTCTACTtgtactcttttttaattttttaaaatgttttatttattttaagagagagagaggcagagaggaggggagacagagaatcccaagcagggtctgtgccctCAGCaaagagctcaacgtggggctgaactcactaacgagatcatgacctgagcctaagttggacgcttaaccgactgagccactcaggcacccctacacttgTAGTCTTGAACCTATCCCGTTCTGTCCCCTTTTTGATCCTGTCTCTTGGTTAAAAACTAGACCTAGTTCATGCAAtgccaccacttactagctgtgaggTGATGAGCAATTAAGTTAAACAGCCTCTCTAAGTCTAaatgtccttatctgtaaaatgaaaatagtagcACTTACTTCATAATACTCCActgaaaattaatatatgaaagGTGCTTAGCATAATTCCCAGAATGTCATAATTACTCA is a genomic window of Acinonyx jubatus isolate Ajub_Pintada_27869175 chromosome D1, VMU_Ajub_asm_v1.0, whole genome shotgun sequence containing:
- the SDHD gene encoding succinate dehydrogenase [ubiquinone] cytochrome b small subunit, mitochondrial isoform X1 — encoded protein: MANLWRLGVLCGAQGGRALFLRIPVVRPAYVSAFLQDQPTPGQCRTQHIHLSPNHHAGSKASSLHWTGERVVSVLLLGLIPAAYLNPSSAMDYSLAAALTLHSHWGLGQVVTDYVHGDALQKTAKAGVLALSALTFAGLCYFNYHDVGICKAVAMLWKL
- the SDHD gene encoding succinate dehydrogenase [ubiquinone] cytochrome b small subunit, mitochondrial isoform X2 gives rise to the protein MANLWRLGVLCGAQGGRALFLRIPVVRPAYVSAFLQDQPTPGQCRTQHIHLSPNHHGALDKWLLTTFMEMLCRKPPRQEFWPCQL